In Streptomyces sp. NBC_00569, a single genomic region encodes these proteins:
- a CDS encoding DUF3291 domain-containing protein, giving the protein MTDNGTARTTENGTRHELAQVNIGRLTAPLDSEQLRDFAEGLDPVNAVADASDGFVWRLKDDSGDATSFRVFGDAWLLVNMSVWRDTNALTAFMYQGLHRELLARRREFFERLDEAVTALWWVPAGHRPTVEEAEERLVHLRAHGPTPYAFNLRTAFPAGVAGPEPEPESVSRSAS; this is encoded by the coding sequence ATGACTGACAACGGGACTGCGAGGACGACGGAAAACGGGACTCGCCACGAACTCGCCCAGGTGAACATCGGCCGCCTGACCGCCCCGCTCGACTCGGAGCAGCTGAGGGACTTCGCGGAGGGACTCGATCCGGTGAACGCCGTCGCCGACGCGTCGGACGGGTTCGTGTGGCGCCTGAAGGACGACAGCGGGGACGCGACGAGCTTCCGGGTCTTCGGCGACGCGTGGCTGCTCGTGAACATGTCGGTGTGGCGGGACACGAACGCGCTGACGGCGTTCATGTACCAGGGCCTGCACCGTGAACTGCTCGCCCGCCGAAGGGAGTTCTTCGAGCGCCTCGACGAGGCGGTGACCGCTCTGTGGTGGGTGCCGGCCGGGCACCGGCCCACCGTCGAGGAGGCGGAGGAGCGCCTGGTCCATCTGCGGGCGCACGGCCCGACGCCGTACGCGTTCAATCTGCGTACGGCGTTCCCGGCGGGCGTCGCCGGCCCCGAGCCGGAGCCGGAGTCCGTCAGCCGATCGGCTTCCTGA
- a CDS encoding peptidoglycan D,D-transpeptidase FtsI family protein, producing MTRYIRRASVFCLVLLVALLVNSARVMIFEADSLDDNPANRRNTIARYDQPRGNILVDGKTVTGSRDTGEQLRYERTYKKGPLYAPVTGYASQVYGTSLLENAEDDILSGTDPMLAPLPLFDDLTRSQQPSGEVATTINAAAQKAAYSGLAGRRGAVAALDPATGEILALVSSPSYDPGAIAGTDAATVSAWKKLIRAPSQPMLNRAIRQTYPPGSTFKIVTAAAALDSGVVRDVDEPTETPSPWRLPDTSTLLRNEAHGCEDASLADAIRVSCNTVMAKLGVQVGLKGMVSAATRFGFDDAGVRIPSGVARSNFDTDMDRSQLALSSIGQFNTAATPLQMAMVSAAVANGGVLMAPHLVERTTDAHGNTVAQTGSKAYRQAMTPATAVQLQQMMQDAVEYGTGTNAQIPDVAVGGKTGTAQHGVGNKGAPYAWFISWARAPGAGNAQVAVAVVVEDASADRADISGGGSAAPIARDVMEAALNSADR from the coding sequence GTGACCCGCTACATCCGCCGCGCCTCGGTCTTCTGCCTGGTGCTGCTCGTCGCGCTGCTGGTCAACTCGGCCCGCGTGATGATCTTCGAGGCGGACTCTCTCGACGACAACCCGGCCAACCGCCGCAACACCATCGCGCGCTACGACCAGCCGCGCGGCAACATCCTCGTCGACGGCAAGACCGTCACCGGTTCGAGGGACACGGGCGAGCAGCTCCGTTACGAACGGACCTACAAGAAGGGTCCGTTGTACGCGCCGGTGACCGGGTACGCGTCCCAGGTGTACGGCACCTCGCTGCTGGAGAACGCGGAGGACGACATCCTCTCCGGCACGGACCCGATGCTCGCCCCGCTCCCCCTGTTCGACGACCTGACGCGCTCGCAGCAGCCGAGCGGCGAGGTGGCGACCACGATCAACGCGGCGGCGCAGAAGGCGGCGTATTCCGGGCTGGCAGGGCGTCGGGGCGCGGTCGCGGCGCTCGATCCGGCGACCGGGGAGATCCTCGCCCTGGTGAGCAGCCCCTCGTACGATCCGGGGGCGATCGCGGGGACGGATGCGGCGACGGTGTCGGCGTGGAAGAAGCTGATCCGCGCGCCGAGTCAGCCGATGCTCAACCGGGCGATCCGTCAGACGTATCCGCCCGGCTCGACCTTCAAGATCGTCACCGCGGCGGCGGCCCTCGACTCGGGCGTCGTGAGGGATGTGGACGAGCCGACGGAAACCCCGAGCCCCTGGCGTCTGCCCGACACGTCGACGTTGCTGCGCAACGAGGCGCACGGCTGTGAGGACGCCTCGCTCGCGGACGCGATCCGGGTCTCCTGCAACACGGTGATGGCGAAACTCGGTGTCCAGGTGGGGCTGAAGGGGATGGTGTCGGCGGCCACGAGGTTCGGCTTCGACGATGCGGGGGTGAGGATCCCGTCGGGTGTCGCGCGGAGCAATTTCGACACGGACATGGACCGTTCGCAGCTGGCGCTCTCGTCCATCGGCCAGTTCAACACGGCGGCGACGCCGCTGCAGATGGCGATGGTCTCGGCCGCCGTCGCCAACGGCGGGGTCCTGATGGCGCCGCATCTGGTGGAGAGGACGACGGACGCGCACGGCAACACCGTGGCGCAGACCGGTTCGAAGGCGTACCGCCAGGCGATGACCCCGGCCACGGCGGTGCAGCTCCAGCAGATGATGCAGGACGCCGTGGAGTACGGCACGGGCACGAACGCGCAGATCCCCGATGTGGCCGTCGGCGGCAAGACCGGCACGGCGCAGCACGGTGTGGGCAACAAGGGCGCCCCGTACGCGTGGTTCATCTCCTGGGCGCGGGCCCCGGGGGCGGGCAATGCGCAGGTCGCGGTCGCGGTGGTGGTCGAGGACGCGTCGGCGGACCGTGCGGACATCAGCGGCGGTGGGAGCGCGGCGCCGATCGCGCGGGACGTGATGGAAGCGGCACTGAACTCGGCGGACCGGTAA